A stretch of Usitatibacter palustris DNA encodes these proteins:
- the mlaD gene encoding outer membrane lipid asymmetry maintenance protein MlaD, with product MERTTLDLWFGAFVSVGFAALLVLALKVGNLGAEGQREAYKVEARFDNIGGLKVRAPVKASGVLVGRVQEIHFDQDRYQASVTMALDKRYQFPKDTSASILTSGLLGEVYVGLDAGGDTKKLADGDRVAITQSAVVLERLIGQFLFTKAQEDAKK from the coding sequence ATGGAAAGAACGACCCTCGATCTCTGGTTTGGCGCCTTCGTGAGCGTGGGCTTCGCCGCCCTGCTCGTGCTCGCGCTCAAGGTGGGCAACCTCGGCGCCGAAGGCCAGCGCGAGGCCTACAAGGTCGAAGCGCGCTTCGACAACATCGGCGGCCTCAAGGTGCGCGCGCCGGTAAAAGCTTCCGGCGTTCTCGTCGGGCGGGTCCAGGAGATCCACTTCGACCAGGACCGCTACCAGGCGTCCGTCACCATGGCCCTCGACAAGCGCTACCAGTTCCCCAAGGACACCAGCGCCTCGATCCTCACCTCCGGCCTGCTGGGCGAGGTGTACGTGGGGCTCGACGCGGGGGGCGACACCAAGAAGCTCGCCGACGGCGACCGCGTCGCGATCACGCAGTCGGCGGTCGTGCTCGAGCGCCTGATCGGCCAGTTCCTGTTCACCAAGGCTCAAGAAGACGCGAAGAAATGA
- a CDS encoding ABC transporter ATP-binding protein, with the protein MSAESLVDVDAVSFSYGRRPVLKGISMHVPRGKVVAIMGGSGCGKTTLLRLITGQLKPTAGTVRVVGKDLRQLDNEGLYGLRRHMSMLFQHGALFTDLTVFENVAFPLREHTKLPEAIIRDLVLLKLEAVGLRGAHGLMPAELSGGMARRAALARAVVLDPMLVLYDEPFAGLDPISIAVVGQLIRKLNDALGATSIIVSHDVGESLQIVDYLYFVDAGTIAGEGTPDEVRRSEIPFVRQFVHGDTDGPVPFHFPSRGYAEEVGLAQGATGGRSA; encoded by the coding sequence GTGAGCGCCGAATCCCTGGTCGACGTCGACGCGGTCAGTTTTTCGTACGGCCGCCGCCCCGTCCTCAAGGGCATCTCGATGCACGTCCCGCGCGGCAAGGTGGTCGCGATCATGGGCGGCAGCGGTTGCGGCAAGACCACGCTCCTGCGACTCATCACCGGCCAGCTCAAGCCCACGGCCGGCACCGTGCGCGTCGTCGGCAAGGACCTGCGCCAGCTCGACAACGAGGGCCTCTACGGCCTGCGTCGGCACATGAGCATGCTTTTCCAGCATGGCGCGTTGTTCACCGATCTCACCGTGTTCGAGAACGTCGCCTTTCCCTTGCGCGAGCACACGAAGCTGCCCGAAGCCATCATCCGCGACCTCGTGCTGCTCAAGCTCGAGGCGGTGGGCTTGCGGGGCGCGCACGGCTTGATGCCTGCGGAGCTTTCCGGCGGCATGGCTCGCCGCGCGGCGCTCGCGCGCGCCGTGGTGCTCGATCCGATGCTGGTTCTGTACGACGAGCCGTTCGCCGGCCTCGATCCCATCTCGATCGCCGTGGTGGGCCAGCTCATCCGCAAATTGAACGATGCGCTCGGCGCGACGTCGATCATCGTGTCCCATGACGTCGGGGAGTCGCTGCAGATCGTGGACTACCTCTATTTCGTGGACGCCGGCACGATCGCGGGCGAAGGCACGCCCGACGAGGTTCGCCGCTCGGAAATACCGTTCGTGCGCCAGTTCGTGCACGGTGATACCGACGGCCCGGTGCCGTTCCACTTTCCCTCGCGGGGCTACGCCGAAGAGGTCGGGCTCGCGCAAGGTGCAACGGGAGGACGCAGTGCTTGA
- a CDS encoding ExeA family protein: MTIYLEHFGLREAPFRITPHTEFFFSGANRGATLEALLYAITAGEGLVKVTGEVGSGKTMLCRVLMERLPATVETIYLAVPSLSRDEMLAAIAGDLGIDTTGANTTKLVRSLQEKLIEMHANGKQVVALIDEAHAMPLATLEEIRLLSNLETNKEKLLQVVLFGQPELDEHLSLPNMRQLKERITHAFTLGPLPPTDVKDYLGFRLRAAGYHGPDLFGQEALSIITEASEGLTRRINIYADKTLLAAFAAGTHTVTADHARAAVSDTRIVLARKNSQRPLAIAAGVALAAGVAIGFLLGKGSDPPSAPPAVAAAPASKAVEAAPSPAPAPAPAPTIVAPPAKPVPAPTTQPAPQARVAAAPAPVPVASKPVSSSSPAPAPTTPAAAPPLSDAINARLAAGREMLAASGSRYGVQLMVTDARERAYLESYLVEAARALNPDSIYLFPAGTRDSPRIGVIHASYADRNEATVALNALPPALKQFRPYVRPLDGLREDVARHERK, translated from the coding sequence TTGACCATCTACCTCGAGCATTTCGGGCTGCGCGAAGCGCCGTTCCGCATCACGCCCCACACGGAATTCTTTTTCTCCGGCGCCAACCGCGGCGCCACGCTCGAAGCGCTCCTCTACGCGATCACCGCGGGCGAAGGCCTCGTGAAGGTCACGGGCGAAGTGGGCAGCGGCAAGACGATGCTCTGCCGCGTGTTGATGGAGCGCCTGCCCGCCACGGTTGAAACGATCTATCTCGCGGTGCCCAGCCTTTCGCGCGACGAGATGCTCGCCGCCATCGCGGGCGATCTGGGCATCGACACAACGGGTGCCAACACCACCAAGCTCGTGCGCTCGCTGCAGGAAAAGCTGATCGAGATGCATGCGAACGGCAAGCAGGTGGTCGCGCTGATCGACGAAGCGCACGCGATGCCGCTCGCCACACTCGAAGAGATCCGGCTGCTCTCGAACCTCGAGACGAACAAGGAAAAGCTCCTGCAGGTGGTGCTCTTCGGTCAGCCCGAGCTCGACGAGCACCTGAGCCTGCCCAACATGCGCCAGCTCAAGGAACGCATCACGCATGCCTTCACGCTGGGTCCGCTGCCGCCGACCGACGTGAAGGACTACCTCGGGTTCCGTTTGCGCGCGGCGGGTTACCACGGACCGGACCTCTTCGGCCAGGAAGCGCTTTCCATCATCACGGAAGCTTCCGAGGGCCTGACGCGCCGCATCAACATCTACGCCGACAAGACGCTGCTCGCCGCGTTTGCCGCGGGCACGCACACCGTCACCGCGGATCACGCTCGCGCCGCAGTGTCCGACACGCGCATCGTCCTCGCCCGCAAGAATTCGCAACGCCCGCTGGCGATTGCCGCTGGCGTCGCACTCGCCGCGGGGGTCGCGATCGGATTCCTCCTGGGCAAGGGCAGCGACCCACCCAGCGCTCCACCTGCGGTTGCCGCAGCACCGGCGTCGAAGGCCGTCGAAGCGGCACCCTCACCGGCCCCCGCGCCGGCACCCGCACCGACGATCGTTGCGCCCCCCGCGAAACCTGTCCCGGCACCGACTACGCAGCCCGCGCCGCAAGCCAGGGTGGCGGCCGCACCTGCACCCGTGCCCGTCGCCTCGAAGCCTGTGTCGTCATCGTCCCCGGCCCCGGCGCCGACCACGCCGGCAGCAGCCCCGCCCCTCTCGGACGCGATCAATGCGCGCCTTGCCGCCGGACGCGAGATGCTCGCCGCATCGGGCTCGCGCTATGGCGTGCAGCTCATGGTCACGGATGCACGCGAACGCGCGTACCTCGAGAGCTATCTCGTGGAAGCGGCGCGCGCGCTCAATCCCGATTCGATCTATCTCTTTCCCGCAGGCACGCGCGATTCGCCGCGCATCGGCGTGATCCACGCGTCCTACGCGGATCGCAACGAAGCGACCGTGGCATTGAACGCGTTGCCCCCTGCGCTCAAGCAGTTCCGCCCCTATGTTCGTCCCCTCGACGGACTGCGCGAAGACGTGGCTCGCCACGAGCGCAAATAG
- a CDS encoding MlaC/ttg2D family ABC transporter substrate-binding protein translates to MIRSILTFVAVLVPVVALAQDAPDALVRKASDDVLAAIRADKDLQSGNMQKIYAIADEKVLPHFDFSRMTRLAVGRNWATATDAQKESLTKEFRTMLVRTYATSLSQYRNQTIEVKPAKVAAGDKETVVKTAVIQQGGPPIPIDYSMEKTDAGWKVYDVIIDGVSLVTTYRGSFNDQIQKSGIDGLVKTLSDRNAVSQSKAAPAKAEPKK, encoded by the coding sequence ATGATTCGTTCCATCCTCACCTTTGTCGCTGTCCTCGTGCCGGTGGTTGCGCTGGCCCAGGACGCGCCCGATGCGCTCGTGCGCAAGGCCTCCGACGACGTCCTGGCCGCCATCCGGGCCGACAAGGACCTGCAGTCGGGCAACATGCAGAAGATCTACGCGATCGCCGACGAGAAGGTGCTGCCGCACTTCGATTTTTCGCGCATGACGCGCCTCGCCGTGGGGCGCAACTGGGCGACGGCCACCGATGCCCAGAAGGAAAGCCTGACGAAGGAATTCCGGACGATGCTGGTGCGCACGTACGCGACCTCGCTCTCGCAGTACCGCAACCAGACGATCGAAGTGAAGCCGGCCAAGGTTGCCGCGGGCGACAAGGAGACCGTCGTGAAGACCGCGGTCATCCAGCAGGGCGGCCCGCCGATCCCGATCGACTACAGCATGGAAAAGACGGACGCCGGCTGGAAGGTCTATGACGTCATCATCGACGGCGTGTCGCTCGTGACGACCTATCGCGGATCGTTCAACGACCAGATCCAGAAGTCGGGCATCGACGGCCTGGTGAAGACGCTCTCCGACCGCAACGCCGTCTCGCAGTCCAAGGCTGCGCCGGCCAAGGCCGAGCCCAAGAAGTGA
- the mlaE gene encoding lipid asymmetry maintenance ABC transporter permease subunit MlaE has product MLERVKRPLGRLGHNFIDGVWRVGAMARFFALVLSSSGTSFKRFRLVVREVYFVGVLSLVIIAVSGLFVGMVLGLQGFETLQRYGATESIGMLVALSLVRELGPVVSALLFASRAGSAITAEIGLMKATEQLTAMDMMAVSPMARVIAPRFWAGVISMPLLSAIFSAMGVFGGYIVGVVLIGVDAGAFWAQMQAAVDFRYDVLNGVVKSLVFGVAVTVIATFEGFDAPPTAEGVSGATTRTVVSSALTILALDLVLTAFMLRADD; this is encoded by the coding sequence GTGCTTGAGCGCGTGAAGCGCCCGCTGGGGCGGCTGGGCCACAACTTCATCGACGGCGTCTGGCGCGTGGGGGCGATGGCGCGCTTCTTTGCCCTCGTGCTGTCCTCGTCGGGCACCAGCTTCAAGCGCTTCCGCCTGGTGGTCCGGGAGGTCTACTTCGTTGGTGTCCTCTCACTCGTGATCATCGCGGTGTCGGGGCTCTTCGTGGGCATGGTGCTCGGCCTGCAGGGCTTTGAAACGCTCCAGAGATACGGCGCGACCGAGTCGATCGGCATGCTGGTCGCGCTCTCGCTCGTGCGCGAGCTCGGGCCCGTGGTTTCCGCGTTGCTGTTCGCCTCGCGCGCGGGCTCGGCGATCACGGCCGAGATCGGCCTCATGAAGGCGACCGAACAGCTGACCGCGATGGACATGATGGCCGTGTCGCCCATGGCGCGCGTCATCGCGCCGCGTTTCTGGGCGGGCGTCATCTCGATGCCGTTGCTTTCCGCGATCTTCTCGGCGATGGGCGTGTTCGGCGGCTACATCGTCGGTGTCGTCCTGATCGGCGTGGATGCCGGCGCCTTCTGGGCGCAAATGCAGGCGGCGGTGGACTTTCGGTATGATGTTCTCAATGGTGTCGTGAAGAGCCTGGTGTTCGGAGTCGCGGTCACGGTGATCGCCACGTTCGAGGGATTCGACGCGCCGCCGACCGCCGAGGGCGTTTCGGGAGCCACGACCCGCACCGTCGTGAGCTCGGCGCTGACGATCCTCGCGCTGGACCTCGTCCTCACTGCCTTCATGCTGCGCGCCGACGACTGA
- a CDS encoding pilus (MSHA type) biogenesis protein MshL, with translation MRTVPLPPAPSAKPAEVRYSVVVANQPVREVLLAMARESKTNFDIHPNIEGSVTLNAIDQSLQQILDRITRQIPVRYEVHGQTITVMPDTPYLKSYKVNYVNMSRETTETNSIATQVISGAIGTNQGGSSSDNNSTLRITSIARNRFWETLEANIKDILKESDKRVDLGSSAGGTPQAPPAAPAPAPAGGAPGQAPAASQPEAASRGVQPTSNRFVYEAATPVIVSPETGIITVRASARQHEKVAEFLEQIGASASRQVVIEATIVEVTLSDRYQSGVDWSALAIDGLGYSVVQSFAGSVVNLSNPAGPPISIGYSNPNSGVGNLTSTVKLLSQFGSTRVLSSPLLMVLNNQTATLKVVDNRVYFNIKADTVDTANVGSRTTFTTTQNVVPVGLIMHITPQISDQDEVILNVRPTVTAITGFVDDPNPALRGSLTQAAIPNRIPETRTREMQSVLKVTSGRTAILGGLMLDSFEGQRDGVPIASRIPIFGDFFSYRNDRAIRSELVIFVRPIVVRDPSVETDLAAYKRFLPNSDFFKGTQGPFPEFEESLGRLERGEVGPAPEPESPPPGSPK, from the coding sequence GTGCGCACCGTTCCGCTGCCGCCCGCGCCCAGTGCCAAGCCCGCCGAGGTGCGCTATTCGGTCGTCGTCGCGAACCAGCCCGTGCGCGAAGTCCTGCTCGCGATGGCGCGCGAGAGCAAGACCAATTTCGACATCCATCCGAACATCGAGGGCAGCGTCACCCTCAACGCCATCGACCAGTCGCTTCAACAGATCCTCGATCGCATCACGCGCCAGATTCCCGTGCGCTACGAAGTCCACGGGCAGACGATCACCGTGATGCCCGACACGCCCTACCTGAAGAGCTACAAGGTCAATTACGTGAACATGTCGCGGGAGACGACCGAGACCAACTCGATCGCGACGCAAGTGATCTCCGGGGCGATCGGCACGAACCAGGGCGGGTCCTCCAGCGACAACAATTCAACGCTGCGCATCACGAGCATTGCCCGCAATCGCTTCTGGGAAACGCTCGAGGCGAACATCAAGGACATCCTGAAGGAGTCCGACAAGCGCGTGGACCTTGGCAGTTCCGCCGGAGGCACGCCGCAGGCTCCGCCGGCGGCACCGGCACCGGCACCGGCCGGCGGGGCCCCGGGACAGGCGCCCGCAGCAAGCCAGCCCGAAGCCGCCTCGCGCGGAGTGCAGCCCACTTCGAACCGCTTCGTCTACGAAGCCGCAACGCCGGTCATCGTCAGCCCGGAAACGGGAATCATCACCGTGAGGGCGAGCGCCCGGCAGCACGAGAAGGTCGCGGAGTTCCTGGAGCAGATCGGCGCATCGGCGAGCCGGCAGGTGGTGATCGAGGCCACGATCGTCGAAGTCACGCTGAGCGATCGATACCAATCGGGCGTCGACTGGTCCGCGCTCGCCATCGACGGGCTCGGCTATTCCGTCGTCCAGAGCTTCGCGGGCAGCGTGGTCAACCTGTCCAACCCCGCGGGCCCGCCGATTTCGATCGGATACAGCAACCCCAATTCAGGCGTGGGCAACTTGACCAGCACGGTGAAGCTGCTCAGCCAGTTCGGTTCCACGCGCGTGTTGTCGAGCCCGCTGCTCATGGTCCTGAACAACCAGACCGCGACGCTGAAGGTTGTCGACAACCGCGTGTACTTCAACATCAAGGCCGATACCGTGGACACGGCGAACGTGGGTTCGCGAACCACGTTCACGACCACGCAAAACGTCGTGCCGGTCGGCTTGATCATGCACATCACGCCCCAGATCAGCGACCAGGACGAAGTGATCCTGAACGTGCGCCCGACAGTCACGGCAATCACCGGGTTCGTGGACGACCCGAACCCCGCGCTGCGCGGGTCCCTCACGCAGGCGGCCATTCCCAACAGGATCCCCGAAACGCGCACGCGCGAGATGCAAAGCGTGCTGAAGGTCACGAGCGGAAGGACCGCGATCCTCGGTGGCCTGATGCTCGACAGCTTCGAGGGCCAGCGCGACGGCGTGCCCATTGCCTCGCGGATCCCGATCTTTGGCGACTTCTTCAGCTATCGCAACGATCGCGCGATCCGCTCCGAGCTGGTGATCTTCGTGCGGCCGATCGTGGTGAGGGACCCGAGCGTCGAGACCGATCTCGCGGCCTACAAGCGGTTCCTTCCGAACAGCGATTTCTTCAAGGGCACACAGGGACCCTTCCCCGAGTTCGAGGAAAGCCTCGGGCGCCTCGAACGCGGCGAGGTCGGCCCCGCGCCCGAGCCCGAGTCCCCGCCCCCCGGATCGCCCAAGTGA
- a CDS encoding STAS domain-containing protein translates to MSEARAAETLRLEGPLSFESLPRVLEESAQYEARPDLPEKLTIDFSAITEVDSSAVALLLEWRRRAQALNKTLAFTNLPPTLLALAELYGVADLIDHCKE, encoded by the coding sequence GTGAGCGAGGCGCGCGCGGCCGAGACGCTGCGCCTCGAAGGACCGCTGTCCTTCGAATCGTTGCCGCGCGTGCTCGAGGAATCCGCCCAGTACGAAGCCCGGCCGGACCTTCCCGAGAAACTGACGATCGATTTCTCCGCGATCACCGAGGTCGACTCCTCGGCGGTGGCGCTCCTCCTCGAGTGGCGCCGCCGGGCCCAGGCCCTCAACAAGACGCTGGCCTTCACCAACCTCCCCCCGACCCTCCTCGCGCTCGCCGAGCTCTACGGCGTCGCCGACCTCATCGACCACTGCAAGGAGTAA
- a CDS encoding GspE/PulE family protein — protein sequence MGAQPPLSQIPLGQTLLSKGIISQDQLNIALTEQKKFKAPLGKVLVTLGFVTEATIRDILSETLGQVSIDLENTIVDPTAIALVPKDMARRYHVLPVSYDMERKVLLIAVSDPANVVALDQIRALAREDLRIEQVLARESDITIGIEHHYGFELSIDGILNEIETGEIDYQSLAADFDEYSQPVVRLVDALLNDATKRSASDIHFEPEQGFLRIRYRIDGVLRQIRSLHKNYWAAMVVRLKVMSGMNIAETRAPQDGRISLLLSGHQVDFRVSSQPTTHGENIVLRILDRDKGIVPIEELGLRPDELKTLKLMLARPEGIILVTGPTGSGKTTTLYSILSFINTEGVNIMTLEDPVEYPMAMIRQTSVNEVVKLDFASGIRSMMRQDPDVILVGEIRDQDTAEMAFRAAMTGHQVYSTLHTNSSIGAIPRLMDLGVLPDIMAGNIIGVIAQRLVRKLCTHCKSPTTPDPGTRSLLGMSEDDDRPVFQAVGCSRCDNIGYKGRMAIMELFKLDAEIDELIARRATGREVRLHAAAKGFRTLADDAIQRVLAGHTSLDEISRVVDLTDRVI from the coding sequence ATGGGTGCCCAACCACCGCTTTCACAGATCCCGCTCGGGCAAACGCTGCTGTCCAAGGGCATCATCAGCCAGGACCAGCTGAACATCGCGCTCACCGAGCAGAAGAAGTTCAAGGCCCCGCTCGGCAAGGTCCTCGTCACGCTCGGGTTCGTGACCGAGGCGACGATCCGCGACATCCTCTCGGAAACGCTCGGCCAGGTCTCGATCGACCTCGAGAACACGATCGTCGATCCCACCGCGATCGCCCTCGTGCCCAAGGACATGGCGCGCCGCTATCACGTGCTGCCGGTGAGCTACGACATGGAGCGCAAGGTGCTGCTCATCGCCGTGTCGGATCCGGCCAACGTCGTGGCACTCGACCAGATCCGCGCGCTGGCTCGCGAGGACTTGCGCATCGAGCAGGTGCTCGCGCGCGAGTCCGACATCACGATCGGCATCGAGCACCACTACGGCTTCGAGCTGTCGATCGACGGCATCCTCAACGAGATCGAGACCGGCGAGATCGACTACCAGTCGCTCGCCGCGGACTTCGACGAATACAGCCAGCCGGTCGTGCGCCTCGTGGACGCGCTGCTCAACGACGCCACGAAGCGCAGCGCCTCCGACATCCACTTCGAGCCCGAGCAGGGGTTCCTGCGCATCCGCTACCGCATCGACGGCGTGCTGCGCCAGATCCGCAGCCTGCACAAGAACTACTGGGCCGCGATGGTGGTGCGCCTCAAGGTGATGAGTGGAATGAACATCGCGGAAACGCGCGCGCCCCAGGACGGCCGCATCTCGCTGCTGCTCTCGGGCCACCAGGTCGACTTCCGCGTCTCGTCGCAGCCCACCACGCACGGCGAGAACATCGTGCTTCGCATCCTCGACCGCGACAAGGGCATCGTGCCCATCGAGGAGCTCGGCCTGCGGCCCGACGAACTGAAGACGCTCAAGCTGATGCTCGCGCGCCCCGAGGGAATCATCCTCGTGACGGGCCCCACCGGTAGCGGCAAGACGACGACGCTCTATTCGATCCTGTCGTTCATCAACACCGAGGGCGTGAACATCATGACCCTCGAGGATCCGGTCGAATACCCGATGGCCATGATCCGGCAGACGTCGGTGAACGAAGTCGTGAAGCTCGACTTCGCCTCGGGCATCCGCTCGATGATGCGCCAGGACCCGGACGTGATCCTCGTGGGCGAAATCCGCGACCAGGACACGGCCGAGATGGCCTTCCGCGCCGCGATGACCGGCCACCAGGTCTACTCGACGCTGCACACCAACTCCTCCATCGGCGCGATCCCGCGCCTCATGGACCTCGGCGTGCTGCCCGACATCATGGCCGGCAACATCATCGGCGTGATCGCGCAGCGCCTCGTGCGCAAGCTCTGCACGCACTGCAAGTCGCCCACCACGCCCGACCCCGGCACGCGCTCGCTGCTCGGCATGAGCGAGGACGACGACCGCCCGGTGTTCCAGGCCGTGGGGTGCTCGCGCTGCGACAACATCGGCTACAAGGGCCGCATGGCGATCATGGAGCTCTTCAAGCTCGACGCCGAAATCGACGAGCTCATCGCGCGGCGCGCGACCGGACGCGAAGTGCGCCTCCACGCCGCCGCCAAGGGCTTCCGCACGC
- a CDS encoding tetratricopeptide repeat protein — MSLLLDALKRAEQEKLARQASGTPQQGASAANTAPPAPPTPRASLSLEAFDAPRSMSAAFGGPASATSAQVATAAAGDRGSAQQVFAAKRAPVPSNGSNAPMLIGIAVAVVVVIALGGGYVWYQMQALSPRIQPVAAARPVAAPVVPPTPIPFPPEAPTAAPAGPGPAPPLAMLKPETAPIEAAKTRPAPQAAEQLVMDLLREAPAAGTTPPLKLSRSIDAPRVAPEVAAGYDALKRGDMGAAKTSYQAALTNDSRNLDALLGMATVEARSGSRDAAQRLYRRALEIDPRNTVALAGLAALADFSRPAPLEAQLKADLARAPQSAALQFTLGNVYASQSRWNDAQAAFFEAHRLEPGNADFAHNLAVSLDHLGQARLATEYYGKALALAPGQRVNFDTQAVARRISELKS, encoded by the coding sequence GTGAGCCTGCTGCTCGACGCCCTCAAACGCGCGGAACAGGAGAAACTCGCGCGCCAGGCATCGGGCACGCCGCAGCAAGGCGCATCCGCCGCGAACACCGCTCCTCCCGCACCTCCGACTCCGCGCGCTTCGCTCTCGCTCGAAGCGTTCGACGCTCCGCGCTCGATGTCGGCCGCTTTCGGCGGGCCTGCTTCCGCGACGTCCGCGCAGGTCGCCACAGCAGCTGCAGGGGATCGCGGCTCGGCCCAGCAAGTATTTGCCGCCAAGCGCGCACCCGTGCCATCGAACGGTTCGAACGCGCCGATGCTGATCGGCATCGCGGTTGCCGTCGTGGTGGTCATCGCGCTCGGCGGCGGGTACGTCTGGTACCAGATGCAGGCACTGTCGCCGCGAATCCAACCGGTCGCGGCTGCGCGCCCGGTCGCCGCCCCCGTCGTGCCCCCGACCCCGATCCCCTTTCCTCCCGAGGCACCCACGGCCGCTCCCGCGGGGCCGGGACCCGCGCCGCCCCTGGCGATGCTCAAGCCCGAGACGGCGCCCATCGAGGCAGCGAAGACGCGCCCCGCGCCGCAGGCTGCCGAGCAACTCGTGATGGACCTCCTGCGCGAAGCTCCCGCGGCAGGCACGACGCCCCCGCTCAAGCTTTCGCGGTCGATCGACGCGCCCCGCGTGGCGCCGGAAGTCGCCGCGGGATATGACGCGCTCAAGCGTGGCGACATGGGTGCCGCGAAGACGAGCTACCAGGCCGCGCTCACGAACGACTCACGCAATCTCGACGCGCTGCTCGGCATGGCGACGGTGGAAGCCCGCAGCGGCTCCCGCGACGCCGCACAGCGCCTCTACCGCCGCGCGCTCGAGATCGATCCACGCAACACCGTCGCGCTCGCGGGCCTGGCTGCGCTCGCCGACTTCTCGCGCCCCGCGCCGCTCGAAGCGCAGCTCAAGGCGGACCTCGCGCGCGCGCCGCAAAGCGCCGCGCTGCAATTCACGCTCGGCAACGTCTATGCATCGCAATCGCGCTGGAACGACGCGCAGGCCGCGTTCTTCGAGGCGCATCGCCTCGAGCCGGGCAACGCCGATTTCGCACACAACCTCGCCGTGAGCCTCGACCACCTCGGTCAGGCACGGCTCGCCACCGAGTATTACGGCAAGGCCCTCGCGCTCGCGCCGGGGCAACGCGTGAATTTCGACACGCAGGCCGTGGCTCGGCGCATCTCGGAGCTCAAGTCCTAG
- a CDS encoding sigma-54-dependent transcriptional regulator: MKKASLLVVDDDPLIVESLAYALGEDHDVVHAMDRESAVRELRKGWRPDLALIDLGLPPVAHLPNEGFKLIGDLLAHAPGVRILVLTGQNEESNARRARALGAVELVPKPCDPNYLRTVLARALATPSPDRPDDDGQARRIIGESPPILKLRSQIDLYATSAFPALIEGESGSGKERVAWSLHHLSPRARHPFLALNCAAISPSLVEPTLFGYAKGAFTGAQTARTGYFEDAGDGTLFLDEIGELPVDLQAKLLRVLENGEYQRVGETQTRVSGARIVAATNRDLRAAVREGRFRADLFHRLSVFTLQVPPLRELGEDKLRLLDYYVPLVAIKSGTQPIVLDGGARARWLGYEFPGNVRELRNVLIRLTAKFGGHTVGEAELEAELAPVAPGAASNDDPAAKARAELASGRPFSLDAALKAVEAAYLDAAIEVAQGNMSQAAKLLGVSRSTLYSRLEAAGRAGAKLGSPDPGEGRQP, encoded by the coding sequence GTGAAAAAGGCTTCGCTGCTGGTCGTCGACGACGATCCCCTGATCGTGGAAAGCCTCGCCTATGCGCTCGGCGAGGACCACGACGTCGTACACGCCATGGACCGCGAAAGTGCCGTGCGCGAGCTGCGCAAGGGATGGCGGCCCGACCTCGCGTTGATCGATCTGGGCCTGCCGCCCGTGGCGCACCTGCCCAACGAAGGCTTCAAGCTGATCGGCGACCTCCTCGCGCACGCGCCGGGTGTTCGCATCCTCGTGCTTACCGGCCAGAACGAGGAATCGAATGCCCGCCGTGCCCGCGCACTCGGTGCCGTCGAGCTGGTACCCAAGCCCTGCGATCCGAACTACCTGCGCACCGTGCTCGCCCGCGCGCTCGCCACGCCTTCGCCCGACAGACCCGATGACGACGGCCAGGCGCGCCGCATCATCGGCGAGAGCCCGCCGATCCTGAAACTGCGCAGCCAGATCGATCTTTACGCGACGTCCGCCTTCCCCGCGCTCATCGAAGGCGAATCGGGGAGCGGCAAGGAGCGCGTGGCCTGGTCCCTGCATCACCTGAGTCCGCGTGCGCGCCACCCCTTCCTCGCGCTCAACTGCGCCGCGATCTCGCCCAGCCTCGTCGAGCCGACGCTCTTCGGTTACGCGAAGGGCGCGTTCACCGGCGCGCAGACCGCGCGGACCGGCTACTTCGAGGACGCGGGCGACGGCACGCTGTTCCTCGACGAGATCGGCGAGCTTCCGGTCGACCTGCAGGCGAAGCTCCTGCGCGTGCTCGAGAACGGCGAGTACCAGCGCGTCGGCGAAACGCAGACGCGCGTGAGCGGCGCGCGTATCGTCGCCGCGACCAATCGCGACCTGCGCGCCGCCGTGCGCGAGGGCCGCTTCCGCGCCGATCTCTTCCACCGGCTCTCGGTGTTCACGTTGCAGGTTCCCCCGCTGCGCGAATTGGGCGAGGACAAGCTTCGGCTGCTCGACTACTACGTGCCGTTGGTCGCGATCAAGTCAGGAACGCAACCGATCGTGCTCGACGGCGGCGCGCGCGCACGCTGGCTCGGCTACGAATTCCCCGGCAACGTCCGCGAACTGCGCAACGTGCTGATCCGGCTCACGGCCAAGTTCGGTGGACACACGGTCGGCGAAGCGGAGCTCGAGGCCGAGCTCGCGCCGGTTGCGCCCGGCGCAGCCTCGAACGACGATCCGGCCGCCAAGGCGCGCGCGGAGCTCGCATCCGGACGTCCTTTCAGCCTCGATGCGGCCCTGAAGGCCGTCGAGGCCGCGTATCTCGATGCCGCGATCGAAGTGGCCCAGGGCAACATGTCCCAGGCCGCGAAATTGCTCGGCGTTTCCCGCTCCACGCTCTACAGTCGCCTCGAAGCGGCCGGTCGGGCCGGTGCTAAACTCGGTTCCCCTGATCCGGGGGAAGGGCGCCAGCCTTGA